The Longimicrobium sp. genomic interval ACGGGCGGCATCAGCAGGAGCATGAAGGCGATGGCGTGCGTGGCGAATACGAGGTGCTGCACGAGGAAGCGCCGCGGACGCCAGAAGACCATCGCCACCAGGAGCGCGAAGACGGGCACCAGCAGAAAGGCCAGCGACCGCGCGTGGGCATCCACCGCGGCGTCGAAGATCGCGCGGTACGCCTCCAGCTCCATCCCGCGCCGCGCCACCTCGGCCATCACCCACGGCTCCACCAGCGGGCTGTAGGGGGTCTGGCTCAGGTGGATATGCAGAGGCGAGTTGAGGCCGTTGAAGCCGATCAGCGGCTGGGTGAAGAAGAAGAAGACGCTGCAGAAGAGGAGGATCTGCTGCGGCCGCAGGTACTCGTCGCGGCGCGGCGAGAAGTACGCCGCGGTCAGCTCACCCGGCTGCACGAGGAGCGCGCGGAACGAGCGCACGAAGCGCGAGTCGGCGTTCGTGACGACTTCAAAGAACTCCACCAGGTAGCGGCGGAGCGAATAGTCCCGGGTGTCGGGCGGGGGCGGGTTCGGGCGGGGTGCGT includes:
- a CDS encoding DUF3667 domain-containing protein — protein: MAAPPDRREPLNAPRPNPPPPDTRDYSLRRYLVEFFEVVTNADSRFVRSFRALLVQPGELTAAYFSPRRDEYLRPQQILLFCSVFFFFTQPLIGFNGLNSPLHIHLSQTPYSPLVEPWVMAEVARRGMELEAYRAIFDAAVDAHARSLAFLLVPVFALLVAMVFWRPRRFLVQHLVFATHAIAFMLLLMPPV